In Silene latifolia isolate original U9 population chromosome 6, ASM4854445v1, whole genome shotgun sequence, the genomic window ttgaattttttttttatttttcaaattcTTAGTGGTTTTTAGTTAAAGAATGGAATGCATGCTTTAATCTAAATGCAAGAATTGAAGTACAATGCAAAGTATACTACATGAATACAATCttatatgtgacaatatattacatgAATGTAAattctaatgcaatcctatattaTGCGACTACATGAAACTAGTCCTAATATATTACAAGTAAGTTAAATACGAACTAATCTAATTATGCATGAGAGATTTGGATTTAGGGGATCATACGTGTGCTTTGGATTTTCAAGGGAGGAGAAAAAAGGCAAGGATCAATCATAATCCGTGTCATAGTCCACTagttgctcatcatcctcttcatcgtcatcatcCATTTTTCCTTTGCCACGGCCTCCATCATCATAGCCTCCACCAATACGCCAAATAAGTccttcaataacggtcagataattcaattaccgtttttaaatagaaacacgaaaccgttattgcaacgaagATTGTTAAATAATATACCATGGTTGtacaaacacgcgaccgttatataacatcaataacggatctataataccgttatcacaactcaagaacgGTTATAAAattgttgttaaatatgtttatagCAACTGGTATACTTTTGAGAAACCATTATTAAatcttaataacggtttcaaattcgtttcgtagtttactattgacaacgtttTACTGGtaccaaaaccgttgttaaatattatatatgataacagttcatttcgttatcttatttaattgaatgtcaaaatttaacagcggctttattgcatgcaaaaccgttgttatatttatctatTGACAACGATATGTAACCGTTacctatttttattgatgaaactttgacaacggttctgtttaaataaaccgttgtaaaagttttgaattcgacaacggttatcgttcgttactttatatttttggcggtttgaatgggagggaaaatatgtcaacggttatttatctaaataaaatcgttgtcaaataattgtttacaACGGGTtctttttaaccgttatcgtttttaattactattttttttttaaaaaaaaaaattgttttagcagctgctgaaatgctatttatTCAGCAGCgtttctagcagctgctgaaaaatagcatttcagcagttgtgcactgcaaaaattcaatcatgcatcaaaatattaaaccccgtgatcaattaaacccagtttaaaaacagtacaaacaggatgatcataAGTCAATAcaaaacttcctcaaaaaaacaaaagaagcatATATACACTACGGCTATATATAtacacgtacataaagcatgagcaaactattgagactccgctaataaaataacataactggctcacatatttctcaactgggtgatgtcctctggcgaatagtctgctgctttgttgagtattagttgaaactacaattcaaaatagacaatcaaaatagacagaatacATGGAAGCTAGTATACAGAATTTTGAACTCAATTTACATCTTAAAtaatttttaaatcacactaacccgtgtCGGAATGCTAGAATAATTTCCGTTGATAACCTCCTACGTGGACTGACAAACATAAAAGGCGctttgtttgtcgtctggtgctttaggagactattatataaatcacacgcAAATCAGCTGaactagataatcaacctctcgcataaacataaattaaatgatacgagtaattattaagaatacactcactaatggcgtgataaaattggaaTCGGtgctgctttcatatttcccaagtggacataatcttctttttgcttcaaaaacacgaattcataaatatacacaaaTACCATTATtatttgcctatatatatatgACTTAAGTcgtacaataacaaatgacattattgaaggttgtaaacttactcatttatcatctttactatactgtcagagggtttgccttcccGAGAGTCAATctagtacactgtttttgtttccacttggattgccattaacacccaatgcttcctattcaatttgggacattgaactgttagttcatttacacgcatgtaaGCAGTGGCGAATTTCAGTATAGCTGGGACTTGGCCCGGCCCACCCCAAACTTTGGGCGAAATTCCATAAGAAACTAGGCCTCTAGTACTATTTAACAAAAAAATATTGATGACCCACCAAACAATTGTTCTGAGTTGCTCTACCGTCAAATAAACTAGGACTTAGGAGTAACTTTTTAGGTGGGGCCCGTGGGGGAAgttaaaagaaaagaatttggaAAGTGGTCAGACACCTCACGTGAAATAGAGGCcaaattaattaattgattttcATATTTCTATTCTACTAGGGTTGGAGTTTTGCAGCCTTACAGTCAGGTGAGTCTTTGATttcgattgatttttttttttttttgctattttTCATATTCCaatgttattgtaatttatgAGAAAAATTCATATCCAAGTGTTATCTCCTTTATTATTTGTGCAATTGTGCTGTAATTTTATTCGTAAATTCTCACTGTTTTACTGTGCTAGATTACTTGAAATTTATCCCGAGTTCGTTTTATTAAAGTGAGTCTCTTAATCTCGCTATTATTCTCGTGTATACGGTATACATACTTCAAGtctttaatattcaatttgatatATCAATCTTGATTTTTCTGTCATTGCTTTTATTAATTATCTGTTATTCTGATAAGTGATAATTGTATATTTCATATTTGCATAAGTTATGTGTGATTTTTTCTGTCATTAATTTCGCTTTGACATTAGCGTGAGACGTGTGCCGAATAAACTAAATTAATTTTAATGTATATCGTTATATGTTATTATGTTAGGTACCATGAGTAAACAAACAAATCTTTTAGGCTTTCTTAAACGGAAAGAACCGGAATGTGCTACTACCTCGATAACTGAAGATAACATTCCCGAATCATCGTCCCCTATACACAAACATAACAATCTTGGAACACATCAAATTGAAAATGAAGACCTCATATTCTCTTTAGAACGAGATCCAGGTTTACGGGTACCAATGTGGCACTATCCAATTGAGAAGCGACATGAAATACGCAGGGCATATCTAAAACTAAAGCCTTATCAGCCTATACTAAGAGATTTTCCATATTCAGGTCCTGAGGGTCATCGTCGTAGTTTTCAATCATCGTGGTATAAAAAGTTTCCCGACTGGCTGGAGTATTCACTTTCCAAGGATGCTgcattttgttttttgtgttatTTATTTGCAGACAAACCCAATCCTCATACAAACACGTTTACTATGATTGGGTTTAACAACTGGAAGAGGGTCAACGAAGGAAAAAACTGTCCATTTATTACTCATGTTGGAGGTCTTTCTTCAACACATAACAACTCTCTCAGGTCTAAGATTGACCTTTTAAACGATCGGGGTCATATTCGTTATGCTTTTGTTTCATAAGAAGAAGCACAAATAAGAAAAAACCGTCTACGTCTTGAGATCACAATTGATGTAGTTCGCCTGTTAACTCTACAAGCTTGCCCTTTAAGAGGTTATGATGAGTCAGCTACTTCAAATAATCAAGGTAATTTTCTTGAGTTTCAAAAAGCTTTTGCTAGATATAATGATGAAGTTTCAAGAGCCATAGAGCATACGTCCTATGGTGCTCAATACATAGCATCATCAATTCAAAAAGAGATACTTCACATTATTTCTAACAAAGTCCGGAACTATATAAGAGAAGAAATTGGAGAGTCCAAATTTTGCATTATGGTGGATGAGGCTCGTGATGAGTCTAAAAGAGAGCAAATGGCTATTGTATTGAGGTTTGTTGATAAGAAAGGTTTAGTTAAAGAGCGATTTTTCCACCTAGTACGTGTTAATGACACATCAGCGGCAACACTTAAGAATGAAGTGTGTGCCATTTTTACCAAATACAATTTATCTGTTGAAAATCTACGTGGACAAGGTTACGATGCTGCTAGTAACATGAGAGGGGAGTGGAATGGACTTCAAGCTTTATTTCTTGCAGATTGCCCTTATGCGTATTATGTTCATTGCTTTGCTCACCGCTTGCAACTTGCATTAGTTGCCGCTTCTAGAGAGGTAAGTCCAGTTCATCAGTTTTTTTCAAACTTGAATTTTATTATCAATATTATTTGTGGCTCTACAAAGCAACACGATGAATTACAAGCGAGCAAAGTAGAAGAGATCAAGGCTTTGTTATCAAAGGGCGAACTTGAAACTGGTAGAGGGGCTAATCAGATTGGTACATTAAAAAGAGCCGGAGACACTCGTTGGGGTTCACATCTTCAATCAATTCGTAGCCTGCTAAATATGTATAGTGCAACAATTTCAGTCTTGGAGCATATTATGGTTGACAAATCGTGCAACTCTCATCAACGTGGGGATGCCGATTTTGCCTTAAATCTTATGATTTCATATGAGTTTGTGTTCATTTCTCATTTGATGCGAGAAATATTGGGGATCACCGATATTCTTTTTCAAGCTCTGCAAAGAAAATCCCAAGATATTGTTAATTCTCTGAAATTAGTTTCAACCACTAAATCACTCATTCAAAGCTTGAGAGAAGACCGTTGGAAAGATTTTGTGGAAGAAGTGAATTTGTTTTGTCAAAAACATGATATTTTAGTGCCTGAGATGGATGCTATATACATAGCTCGTAAAGGCCGAGCTCGCCGTCAACAAGATCAAAACACAGTGGAGCATCATTTTCATGTTGATGTTTTtaatgttacaattgacaaacagTTGCACGAGTTAAATTTCAGGTTCAACGACAAAGCAATGGGACTCCTTACACTCACGTCTGTGTTGGCGCCTTATGATGGGTATAAAAATTTTGATTGTGAAAAAATATGTTCTCTTGCACAAAAATATTATCCATCAGATTTCACACCACAAGAACAAATCCATTTGAGATACCAGTT contains:
- the LOC141588147 gene encoding uncharacterized protein LOC141588147; translated protein: MSKQTNLLGFLKRKEPECATTSITEDNIPESSSPIHKHNNLGTHQIENEDLIFSLERDPGLRVPMWHYPIEKRHEIRRAYLKLKPYQPILRDFPYSDKPNPHTNTFTMIGFNNWKRVNEGKNCPFITHVGGLSSTHNNSLRGYDESATSNNQGNFLEFQKAFARYNDEVSRAIEHTSYGAQYIASSIQKEILHIISNKVRNYIREEIGESKFCIMVDEARDESKREQMAIVLRFVDKKGLVKERFFHLVRVNDTSAATLKNEVCAIFTKYNLSVENLRGQGYDAASNMRGEWNGLQALFLADCPYAYYVHCFAHRLQLALVAASREVSPVHQFFSNLNFIINIICGSTKQHDELQASKVEEIKALLSKGELETGRGANQIGTLKRAGDTRWGSHLQSIRSLLNMYSATISVLEHIMVDKSCNSHQRGDADFALNLMISYEFVFISHLMREILGITDILFQALQRKSQDIVNSLKLVSTTKSLIQSLREDRWKDFVEEVNLFCQKHDILVPEMDAIYIARKGRARRQQDQNTVEHHFHVDVFNVTIDKQLHELNFRFNDKAMGLLTLTSVLAPYDGYKNFDCEKICSLAQKYYPSDFTPQEQIHLRYQLHHFLCEVNGDDPTLRNLSTLQELCQCLAETGKSDVYFLIDRLIQIVLTLPVSTATTERAFSGMKIMKTRLRNKMEDDFLADSLVIYIEREISKSFSTESIVDDFKSLKNRRVLFSA